From Aristaeella lactis, the proteins below share one genomic window:
- a CDS encoding ABC transporter permease, with the protein MQGVKQLPAARKRQKNATPGYRLRTFRENSPYLLMILPAVLVVFLFNYLPIYGVLIAFQDFMPGDAILSDTTIWVGFENFTRFFNDVQFWPLMKNTFILCIVGFVIGFPLPILVSLALNALKRKKAGKVFQTIYTAPHFISLVVLVGMLQLFFGRYGLVNNIAAHLGGERVSYFLESSAFRPLYILSSNWQDFGWSAVIYIAALSNVDPVQHEAAMIDGASRFQRVLHVDIPAIMPMISVMLIMSIGGLMGVGYEKALLMQTDGNLAVSELIATYVYKRGLTGVPDQAYATAIGLFNSVINVVLLIIANTTSKRFSENSLW; encoded by the coding sequence ATGCAAGGCGTGAAGCAGCTGCCTGCCGCCCGAAAGCGGCAGAAAAACGCGACCCCCGGCTACAGGCTGCGGACTTTCAGGGAGAACAGTCCGTATCTTCTGATGATCCTGCCGGCGGTCCTGGTGGTATTCCTGTTCAACTATCTTCCGATCTACGGTGTCCTGATCGCTTTTCAGGATTTTATGCCCGGTGACGCGATCCTGTCAGACACCACAATCTGGGTCGGCTTTGAAAACTTCACGAGATTCTTCAACGATGTGCAGTTCTGGCCGCTGATGAAGAACACTTTCATTCTGTGTATTGTCGGCTTCGTTATCGGTTTCCCGCTGCCTATCCTTGTTTCCCTGGCGCTCAACGCGCTGAAGCGGAAAAAGGCAGGAAAGGTTTTCCAGACAATCTATACCGCGCCTCACTTCATCTCCCTGGTTGTTCTGGTCGGTATGCTGCAGCTGTTCTTCGGCCGCTACGGCCTGGTGAACAACATTGCCGCCCACCTGGGCGGAGAACGGGTTTCCTATTTTCTGGAAAGCTCCGCCTTCCGCCCGCTGTATATCCTGTCCAGCAACTGGCAGGACTTTGGCTGGAGCGCGGTCATCTACATCGCTGCCCTGAGCAACGTGGACCCGGTGCAGCATGAAGCGGCGATGATCGACGGCGCCAGCAGGTTCCAGCGGGTGCTCCATGTAGACATTCCCGCGATCATGCCGATGATCAGCGTGATGCTGATTATGTCTATCGGCGGTCTGATGGGCGTTGGCTATGAAAAGGCCCTGCTGATGCAGACCGACGGAAACCTGGCAGTCAGTGAACTGATCGCCACATATGTGTATAAACGCGGCCTGACAGGCGTTCCGGACCAGGCTTACGCGACGGCCATCGGCCTGTTCAACTCCGTGATCAACGTTGTGCTGCTGATCATTGCAAACACGACATCCAAACGGTTCTCCGAGAACTCGCTGTGGTAA
- a CDS encoding glycoside hydrolase family 32 protein, translated as MKKTVNHSLLFARAYEQAEGGKISRESRPAFHLTPLTGWMNDPNGFCYYRGQYHLFYQYNPYDTEWDAMHWGHAVSHDLLHWTYLPAALAPDASYDSYGCFSGSAAELPDGRHLLMYTGVRQESGDKAKEYQTQCIAVGDGTDYKKYEKNPVLGSGALPEGLSPYDFRDPKIWRTEDGGYRCVVGARRQDKRGVLLQYESRDGFEWRYIGVLAENDGRFGLMWECPDFFPLDGKQVLFVSPQDMLPEGFEYHNGNGTVCLTGRMDGDRFVEEHNQAIDYGIDFYAPQTILTPDGRRVMIGWMQNWDTCKTTGYEERPWFGQMSLPRELFLKNGRLYQQPVRELAQYRSGKTTYENVLLDGEKTLEGIEGRVAELDIRVRPADPDNPFRNFVMYFARNEKYHSILSYRPHESWLQIDRKFSGSRRAYIHQRRCLVPDRHGEIRLHVILDRFSVEVFINDGEQVMTATILTGSDARGISFETDGKAVMDITKYAIFDGV; from the coding sequence ATGAAGAAGACGGTGAATCACAGCCTGCTGTTCGCGCGGGCGTACGAGCAGGCTGAAGGCGGAAAAATCTCGAGGGAAAGCCGTCCGGCATTCCACCTGACGCCCCTGACCGGATGGATGAACGATCCCAATGGCTTCTGCTATTACCGCGGCCAGTATCATCTTTTCTACCAGTACAATCCGTATGATACGGAATGGGACGCCATGCATTGGGGACACGCAGTCAGCCATGACCTGCTCCACTGGACCTATCTGCCTGCCGCGCTGGCTCCGGACGCTTCGTATGATTCCTACGGATGCTTTTCAGGCAGCGCGGCTGAACTGCCGGACGGAAGGCACCTGCTGATGTATACCGGCGTGCGGCAGGAAAGCGGTGACAAGGCAAAGGAGTACCAGACCCAGTGCATTGCCGTCGGAGACGGAACGGATTATAAGAAATATGAAAAGAACCCGGTTCTGGGCAGCGGCGCGCTTCCGGAGGGCCTGAGCCCCTATGATTTCAGGGATCCGAAGATCTGGCGAACGGAGGACGGCGGGTACCGGTGCGTAGTGGGAGCCCGCAGGCAGGATAAGCGCGGCGTCCTGCTCCAGTATGAAAGCCGGGACGGATTTGAATGGCGGTATATCGGCGTACTGGCCGAGAATGACGGCCGGTTCGGCCTCATGTGGGAATGCCCGGATTTCTTCCCGCTGGACGGAAAGCAGGTGCTGTTTGTCAGCCCGCAGGATATGCTCCCGGAAGGTTTTGAATACCATAACGGCAACGGTACTGTCTGCCTCACAGGGAGAATGGACGGGGACCGGTTTGTCGAGGAGCATAACCAGGCAATTGATTACGGGATTGACTTTTACGCCCCGCAGACCATCCTGACTCCTGACGGAAGGCGCGTGATGATTGGCTGGATGCAAAACTGGGACACCTGCAAAACGACCGGTTATGAGGAACGACCCTGGTTCGGCCAGATGAGCCTGCCGCGTGAACTGTTCCTGAAGAACGGGCGCCTGTATCAGCAGCCGGTCCGGGAACTTGCGCAGTACAGGAGCGGAAAAACCACATACGAGAATGTCCTGCTGGACGGGGAAAAGACACTGGAGGGTATTGAAGGACGGGTGGCGGAGCTGGATATCCGGGTGCGCCCCGCGGATCCGGACAATCCTTTCCGGAATTTTGTCATGTATTTTGCCCGGAATGAGAAATATCATTCCATTCTCAGCTACCGGCCCCATGAATCCTGGCTGCAGATCGACCGGAAATTCTCCGGGTCCAGAAGGGCATATATTCATCAGCGGAGGTGCCTGGTTCCCGACCGGCACGGAGAGATCCGGCTGCATGTGATCCTGGACCGGTTCAGTGTGGAAGTGTTTATCAACGACGGTGAGCAGGTTATGACGGCGACCATTCTGACAGGGTCTGACGCAAGGGGAATCTCCTTTGAGACAGATGGGAAAGCCGTTATGGATATCACAAAATACGCAATATTTGACGGGGTATAA
- a CDS encoding DUF5011 domain-containing protein, with protein sequence MKNRLHKIISLLLAVCMLATAGLAFADGAPVLDGVHDQSVMAGTEFDALAGIAATDASGADLTDMIVIESTPSLDFKNGKATPENPGDYELVYTVTNANGETAEDYATLTVTKKTSEETVYRTFDFSTAAVTDNRGWEAKINAETADATAELKEGSYIIEIKNPGNGDGDVQLAKAGYPLKAADYKIKIWAKSTKKTYAHILARNEQAEGWETFGGAFNVEIGPEIAPLELNFTSPGEGSAELLFNLGKITPNPDNAEDTTPEDFKVTIDKIELYEISGEETQVPDYTPDFTAGEGVAVTTSEEATGSVGFADGKATVTIDTYPNADGGVWSVKADILLGDTKVEKGKKYFYSFKMTAANGQGGEALVESAEKGWENRANFNGISAGAGEEAVISSVFTAEADVDDPVIRLQIGNPPEGATSNSIVISDVVFGHVEGDKETHKTTDAFMPFGPNTANATNPACPWQTFNGTDEENERGVGTIWADNGSFFYRIDNGGTVDWHDKLICGFGGNPLTLASDSYYTVEITARATQPVSCGVFLNPMGGWDPRFSEGMDLTTEFQTFRFSTKDTFVVDMDFELLFQFGSEALSKMGEVTIEFQNMTIYQMSVQ encoded by the coding sequence ATGAAAAACAGGCTGCATAAAATCATCTCCCTGCTGCTGGCTGTGTGCATGCTGGCGACGGCCGGATTGGCTTTCGCGGACGGCGCTCCTGTGCTGGATGGCGTGCATGACCAGAGCGTGATGGCCGGAACGGAATTTGACGCCCTGGCCGGTATTGCCGCGACTGACGCGTCAGGCGCCGATCTGACGGATATGATTGTGATCGAATCCACTCCGTCGCTGGATTTCAAAAACGGCAAAGCGACCCCTGAAAATCCGGGCGACTATGAACTGGTTTATACCGTAACCAACGCGAACGGCGAAACCGCAGAGGATTACGCCACCCTGACGGTTACCAAAAAGACCAGTGAAGAAACGGTGTACAGGACCTTCGATTTCAGCACCGCCGCCGTGACGGACAACCGTGGATGGGAAGCGAAGATCAACGCCGAAACAGCTGATGCGACAGCGGAACTGAAGGAAGGTTCCTATATCATCGAGATCAAAAATCCCGGAAACGGAGACGGAGACGTGCAGCTGGCCAAGGCGGGATATCCGCTGAAAGCAGCGGACTACAAGATCAAGATCTGGGCAAAATCCACCAAGAAGACCTATGCACATATCCTGGCCCGGAATGAGCAGGCGGAAGGCTGGGAAACCTTCGGCGGCGCGTTCAATGTGGAGATCGGACCGGAAATCGCTCCCCTGGAGCTGAACTTCACTTCCCCCGGCGAGGGCAGCGCGGAACTGCTGTTCAACCTGGGCAAGATCACCCCGAATCCGGACAACGCGGAAGACACCACACCGGAAGATTTCAAAGTCACCATTGACAAGATCGAACTGTATGAAATCTCCGGCGAGGAGACCCAGGTTCCGGACTATACCCCGGACTTCACCGCCGGCGAAGGCGTGGCAGTCACGACCAGTGAAGAAGCGACGGGAAGCGTCGGCTTCGCTGACGGCAAAGCGACGGTGACCATCGACACCTATCCCAATGCGGACGGCGGCGTATGGAGCGTCAAGGCTGACATCCTGCTGGGCGACACGAAGGTCGAGAAGGGCAAGAAGTATTTCTACAGCTTCAAAATGACGGCGGCCAACGGCCAGGGCGGCGAAGCACTTGTGGAAAGTGCGGAAAAAGGCTGGGAAAACCGGGCAAACTTCAATGGCATCAGTGCCGGTGCCGGGGAGGAAGCCGTCATCTCCAGCGTCTTCACCGCGGAAGCAGACGTGGATGATCCCGTGATCCGCCTGCAGATCGGTAATCCTCCGGAAGGCGCCACGAGCAACAGCATCGTGATCAGCGACGTCGTCTTCGGCCATGTGGAGGGAGACAAGGAAACCCATAAGACAACAGATGCGTTCATGCCTTTCGGCCCGAATACGGCCAACGCGACAAATCCCGCCTGTCCGTGGCAAACCTTCAACGGAACGGATGAGGAGAACGAGCGCGGTGTCGGCACCATCTGGGCGGACAATGGCAGCTTCTTCTACCGGATCGACAACGGCGGTACCGTCGACTGGCACGACAAGCTGATCTGCGGTTTCGGCGGCAACCCGCTGACACTGGCCTCCGACAGCTACTACACCGTGGAGATCACCGCCAGAGCGACCCAGCCGGTATCCTGCGGCGTGTTCCTGAACCCGATGGGCGGCTGGGATCCCCGCTTCTCTGAGGGCATGGACCTGACGACGGAATTCCAGACCTTCCGCTTCTCCACAAAGGATACGTTTGTGGTGGACATGGACTTTGAGCTGCTGTTCCAGTTCGGCTCTGAAGCACTGTCCAAGATGGGCGAGGTCACGATTGAATTCCAGAACATGACGATCTACCAGATGTCCGTTCAGTAA
- a CDS encoding carbohydrate kinase family protein codes for MKQYDVIALGELLIDFAPYSTNEAGYPILSANPGGAPGNFLAALTKYGCRTAMIGKVGDDAFGKALVKTLEDAGIATGGIRIDPNVFTTLAFVSLDASGNRDFSFARKPGADTCLTPEEVDEALIADAKVFHFGTLSLTDEPAAGATRHAIELAKRHGALISLDPNLRKPLWKREEDAREAIEWSLHQADIVKISDEEIDWLWGLSPEEGAEKLLREYGVSLVYATLGPKGCYAANGTNRVTVQSPSGIHVVDTTGAGDIFGGSAMSQFIRCKKTPADLTETELRRIVSFACTAASLSTQTHGGIASVPEYSDVTRKMEE; via the coding sequence ATGAAACAATATGATGTGATTGCACTCGGGGAACTGCTGATCGATTTTGCTCCCTATTCCACCAACGAGGCGGGATATCCGATCCTGTCCGCCAATCCGGGCGGAGCACCGGGCAATTTCCTGGCGGCGCTGACAAAGTACGGCTGCAGGACAGCCATGATCGGAAAAGTCGGTGATGACGCCTTCGGGAAAGCACTGGTGAAAACGCTGGAGGATGCCGGGATAGCCACCGGGGGAATCCGGATTGACCCGAACGTGTTTACAACGCTGGCCTTTGTTTCCCTGGACGCATCCGGGAACCGGGATTTCAGCTTTGCCCGGAAGCCCGGCGCCGATACCTGCCTGACGCCGGAAGAAGTGGATGAAGCGCTTATCGCGGACGCGAAAGTTTTCCACTTTGGCACGCTCTCCCTGACGGATGAGCCTGCAGCCGGGGCTACCCGCCATGCCATTGAACTGGCAAAGCGCCACGGCGCGCTGATCAGCCTGGATCCCAATCTGCGCAAGCCCCTGTGGAAGCGGGAGGAAGATGCCAGGGAAGCGATTGAGTGGAGCCTGCACCAGGCGGATATTGTCAAGATCAGTGATGAGGAGATTGACTGGCTGTGGGGCCTTTCCCCGGAGGAAGGCGCTGAAAAACTGCTGCGGGAATACGGCGTTTCACTGGTATATGCCACGCTGGGGCCCAAGGGCTGCTATGCTGCAAATGGCACGAACCGCGTGACAGTGCAAAGTCCGTCCGGTATTCATGTTGTCGACACAACCGGCGCCGGCGATATATTCGGCGGCAGCGCAATGAGTCAGTTTATCAGGTGCAAAAAAACGCCGGCAGATCTGACAGAAACAGAACTCCGCCGGATTGTCAGTTTTGCCTGTACCGCTGCAAGCCTTTCAACGCAGACGCACGGTGGAATCGCAAGCGTTCCGGAGTATTCGGATGTTACCCGGAAAATGGAAGAGTGA
- a CDS encoding orotate phosphoribosyltransferase gives MAIQIVEIPNHQNKVRLRVAHGHFATSHSHINYYIDLTMTKHRLSEARIAAEELCGMYKNSTIVDSILCLDGTEVLGACMASALSGAGFRSMNAHQTIYVVTPEHTSGSQLIFRDNIAPMIVGKHVLVLAASLTTGYTARSAIEAIRYYSGVPVGVSAIFSAIDECEGFPVKSVFTVKENLPDYVSCSSHNCPMCKAGEKLTGLVNSHGVSSF, from the coding sequence ATGGCTATCCAGATTGTTGAGATTCCGAATCACCAGAACAAGGTACGTCTGCGCGTCGCCCACGGGCATTTTGCCACAAGCCACAGCCACATCAATTATTACATTGACCTGACCATGACCAAGCACCGGCTGTCAGAAGCCCGGATTGCCGCGGAAGAATTGTGCGGCATGTACAAGAATTCCACGATCGTGGACTCCATCCTCTGCCTGGACGGAACGGAGGTGCTTGGCGCCTGCATGGCTTCAGCACTGTCCGGGGCCGGGTTCCGGAGCATGAATGCGCACCAGACGATTTACGTGGTGACTCCGGAACATACCTCCGGAAGCCAGCTGATCTTCCGGGACAATATCGCTCCGATGATTGTGGGCAAGCATGTGCTGGTGCTGGCAGCCTCCCTGACCACCGGCTATACCGCCCGTTCTGCCATCGAGGCTATCCGGTATTACAGCGGTGTGCCCGTAGGTGTCTCAGCCATCTTCTCCGCGATTGATGAATGTGAAGGCTTCCCGGTCAAGAGTGTTTTCACCGTAAAGGAGAACCTCCCCGATTATGTCAGCTGCTCCTCCCACAACTGCCCGATGTGCAAGGCAGGGGAAAAGCTGACAGGACTGGTCAACAGCCACGGCGTTTCCTCCTTCTGA
- a CDS encoding zinc-binding alcohol dehydrogenase family protein gives MKAICITQPFETEIRDIPMPVPEAGEALLRILYCGICGADVASFTGNQPFTTYPRIPGHEFSAQIVSIPENDRGLKPGDLVTCNPYFNCGTCYACRKGRVNACMDNQTMGVQRDGAFCEYIRMPLERIIPGGGLNARQLALIEPFAISRHAVSRGDIHPGDRVLVVGAGPIGLFALLAAKAKGAEVTVCDLLQGRLDKALHFGADHVVCSGAADESEQLAAITGGNGFDVCVEACGQSITFLKCIEQACHGASVILIGNGKKETTFLHSILLKKELNVYGSRNAYTADFEALISLVSSGAVPVTDMISAEYDYTEAAAAFDALSHNNGSLEKVLLRFSDPA, from the coding sequence ATGAAAGCGATCTGCATTACCCAACCCTTTGAAACCGAAATCCGGGATATTCCGATGCCCGTTCCGGAAGCCGGAGAAGCTCTGCTCCGGATCCTTTACTGCGGGATCTGCGGAGCGGATGTGGCCAGTTTCACCGGCAACCAGCCCTTCACCACCTATCCACGGATTCCAGGCCATGAGTTTTCCGCCCAGATTGTTTCCATTCCGGAGAACGACCGGGGCCTGAAGCCCGGGGATCTGGTTACCTGCAACCCGTATTTCAACTGCGGCACATGCTATGCCTGCCGGAAAGGCCGGGTCAATGCCTGCATGGACAACCAGACCATGGGCGTCCAGCGCGACGGTGCTTTCTGTGAATATATCCGCATGCCCCTGGAGAGGATCATTCCCGGCGGCGGGCTCAACGCCCGCCAGCTTGCCCTGATTGAACCCTTTGCCATCAGCCGTCATGCGGTCAGCCGCGGTGATATTCATCCCGGAGACCGGGTGCTGGTGGTCGGTGCCGGACCCATCGGCCTGTTTGCCCTGCTGGCTGCAAAGGCCAAAGGCGCTGAAGTGACTGTCTGCGACCTGTTGCAGGGCCGCCTGGATAAAGCGCTGCACTTTGGTGCGGACCATGTGGTCTGCTCCGGTGCAGCGGATGAATCGGAACAGCTTGCTGCCATCACCGGCGGAAACGGGTTTGATGTATGCGTGGAGGCCTGCGGCCAGTCCATCACCTTCCTGAAATGTATTGAACAGGCCTGCCACGGTGCTTCCGTCATCCTGATCGGCAACGGCAAAAAGGAAACCACTTTTCTCCATTCCATCCTCCTGAAGAAGGAACTGAATGTCTATGGCAGCCGCAACGCCTATACTGCGGATTTTGAGGCTCTGATCAGCCTGGTTTCCTCCGGCGCCGTTCCCGTCACGGATATGATCAGCGCGGAGTACGATTACACGGAGGCTGCCGCCGCCTTTGACGCCCTGTCCCATAACAACGGAAGCCTGGAAAAAGTGCTTCTTCGTTTCTCTGATCCTGCCTGA
- a CDS encoding amidohydrolase family protein, whose translation MIDAHAHLWLEQSGVVDGLPVYALGGGRSQFGREVRQMLPPAMTDGVNSAERFLSHMDFSRVGGAVITQEYIDGNQDAYLRDIRRKYPDRFRVCALYEENGVPDTDGMDGIKICGSRLKDPDLLHHSAVFEAADRRGLFIGIDMADGSLQTGALRELAMEHPSLRIAIGHFGMVTRPGWEEQIRLACLPNVFVESGGITWLFNDEYYPYPSAVRAILTARDICGMDKLMWGSDYPRTMTAITYRMSWDFIDKSTLLTDGEKKEFFHENAAKFYRFGTLPDLPVIHHMAE comes from the coding sequence ATGATTGACGCGCATGCCCATCTCTGGCTGGAACAGAGCGGGGTTGTGGACGGCCTGCCCGTATATGCCCTGGGCGGCGGCCGCAGCCAGTTCGGCCGGGAAGTCCGCCAGATGCTGCCTCCCGCAATGACTGACGGTGTCAACAGTGCGGAGCGTTTCCTTTCCCATATGGATTTCTCCCGGGTGGGCGGAGCCGTCATCACCCAGGAGTATATCGACGGTAACCAGGACGCTTACCTCCGCGATATCCGCCGGAAATACCCGGACCGTTTCCGGGTATGCGCCCTGTATGAGGAAAACGGCGTTCCGGACACCGATGGAATGGACGGCATCAAAATCTGCGGAAGCCGTCTGAAAGATCCGGATCTGCTTCACCATTCCGCTGTCTTTGAGGCAGCCGACCGCCGCGGTCTGTTCATTGGGATCGATATGGCGGACGGCAGCCTGCAGACCGGCGCGCTGCGGGAACTGGCCATGGAGCATCCGTCTCTTCGGATCGCCATCGGCCACTTCGGCATGGTCACCCGTCCCGGATGGGAAGAGCAGATCCGCCTGGCCTGCCTTCCGAATGTATTTGTTGAATCCGGCGGGATAACCTGGCTTTTCAATGACGAGTACTATCCCTATCCGTCCGCGGTCCGGGCCATCCTCACCGCCCGGGATATCTGCGGGATGGACAAGCTGATGTGGGGATCGGATTACCCGCGCACCATGACCGCCATCACCTACCGGATGAGCTGGGATTTCATCGATAAATCCACGCTCCTGACAGACGGGGAAAAGAAAGAGTTTTTTCATGAAAATGCCGCGAAATTCTATCGTTTCGGAACACTGCCGGATCTGCCGGTGATTCATCACATGGCAGAATAA
- a CDS encoding carbohydrate ABC transporter permease, protein MTQKAPAIKIKNNALKDTRGDKIFFAINAFILGLLALIILYPLYFIVIASFSDPDAVLGGQVVLAPVNITFEGYEKVFQRGDIWQGYLNTIIYTVVTVILSLVVTIPAGWGLSRKTTPGKKFWMIYFIIPMFFGGGLIPFYNVMSSLKLINSPWAVILPAILSVWNLFMSKTFFESSIPEGMLEAARIDGAGKFRTFFSIVLPLSKAIIAVMALYYAVGQWNSYFNAMIFLQDESKYPLQLVLKEILIASESTVGGSGETILQQYRLANQLKYVSVIVSSLPVLCLYPFVQKYFAQGVMIGSLKG, encoded by the coding sequence ATGACGCAGAAAGCACCTGCTATCAAAATCAAGAACAACGCGCTGAAAGACACGAGGGGCGACAAGATCTTCTTTGCCATCAACGCTTTCATTCTCGGACTGCTCGCGCTGATTATTCTCTATCCCCTTTACTTTATCGTAATCGCCTCCTTCTCCGATCCGGACGCGGTCCTGGGCGGACAGGTGGTGCTGGCCCCGGTGAATATCACGTTTGAGGGCTATGAAAAGGTGTTCCAGCGGGGCGATATCTGGCAGGGATACCTGAACACCATCATTTATACCGTGGTGACGGTAATCCTGTCCCTGGTGGTTACCATTCCCGCCGGCTGGGGCCTGAGCCGGAAAACCACGCCCGGCAAGAAATTCTGGATGATCTACTTCATTATCCCCATGTTCTTCGGCGGCGGACTGATCCCGTTCTACAACGTGATGAGCAGCCTGAAGCTGATCAACTCGCCCTGGGCGGTAATCCTGCCGGCAATCCTGAGCGTCTGGAACCTGTTCATGAGCAAGACGTTCTTCGAATCATCCATACCGGAAGGCATGCTTGAAGCGGCCCGGATCGACGGCGCCGGGAAATTCAGGACTTTCTTCTCCATCGTGCTTCCGCTCTCCAAGGCCATCATCGCCGTTATGGCGCTGTACTACGCTGTCGGACAGTGGAACAGCTACTTCAACGCTATGATTTTCCTGCAGGATGAAAGCAAATATCCGCTGCAGCTGGTGCTGAAGGAAATCCTGATCGCCAGCGAAAGCACGGTGGGCGGAAGCGGCGAAACGATCCTGCAGCAGTACCGCCTGGCGAACCAGCTGAAGTACGTATCCGTGATCGTCTCCAGCCTGCCGGTGCTGTGCCTGTACCCGTTTGTCCAGAAATACTTTGCACAGGGCGTCATGATCGGCTCCCTGAAGGGTTAA
- a CDS encoding LacI family DNA-binding transcriptional regulator: MPSRKITMQDIADACGLSRNTVSKVYNGRGSVPQSTRNLVLQKAKELGYGFPAENVSVPHQPIGNIALLTRYLPSQFHFGTLFLSSFTDMISRAGYTLRIYEVSQEELDKKQLPPHFAPAQIAGIVGIELFDQDYVGMLCQLGIPLVLSDSSADTITSLIECDYVTMENIAGVMAVIRRLAEAGARQIGFVGDYNHCGSFRERWYGYQQGLMVNGLQYDKRFCICEPDSPSYADSAWLLSRLDRMSSLPDAFVCANDFLAISLMQALKKKALSIPEDIMVTGFDGTTQSAFTDPPLTTVRIQGTEIGRLAAELLLNRIRIPSFPYSWTHVKSTPIWRESIRKT, translated from the coding sequence ATGCCTTCCAGAAAAATCACCATGCAGGACATCGCGGATGCCTGCGGTCTTTCCCGGAATACGGTTTCCAAAGTTTACAATGGTCGCGGTTCTGTCCCCCAGAGCACCCGGAATCTTGTTTTACAAAAAGCAAAGGAACTGGGATATGGATTCCCTGCTGAAAATGTCTCCGTCCCCCACCAGCCCATCGGGAATATCGCCCTGCTGACGCGCTATCTTCCCAGTCAGTTCCATTTCGGCACCCTGTTCCTTTCTTCTTTTACCGATATGATCAGCCGCGCCGGCTACACGCTCAGGATTTATGAAGTATCGCAGGAAGAGCTGGATAAAAAGCAGCTCCCGCCGCATTTTGCTCCCGCGCAGATCGCCGGGATCGTCGGGATCGAGCTTTTTGATCAGGATTATGTGGGCATGCTCTGCCAGCTGGGTATCCCGCTGGTCCTGTCAGACAGCTCGGCTGATACGATCACCTCGCTGATCGAGTGCGACTATGTGACCATGGAAAACATCGCCGGTGTCATGGCGGTCATCAGGCGTCTCGCGGAAGCAGGCGCCCGGCAGATCGGATTCGTTGGGGATTATAACCACTGCGGCTCCTTTCGGGAACGGTGGTACGGTTATCAGCAGGGACTGATGGTGAACGGTCTGCAGTATGATAAACGTTTTTGTATCTGTGAGCCGGACTCTCCGTCTTATGCTGATTCCGCCTGGCTGCTGTCCCGGCTGGACCGGATGTCCTCCCTGCCGGATGCCTTTGTCTGTGCCAATGATTTTCTGGCGATCTCACTGATGCAGGCTCTGAAAAAAAAGGCTTTGTCCATACCGGAGGATATCATGGTGACCGGTTTTGACGGAACAACGCAGTCGGCATTCACCGATCCTCCGCTGACAACTGTCAGGATCCAGGGTACAGAGATCGGGCGCCTGGCAGCTGAACTGCTGCTCAACCGGATTCGTATCCCTTCCTTCCCATACAGCTGGACACATGTGAAATCAACCCCAATCTGGCGGGAAAGCATCCGTAAAACCTGA
- a CDS encoding LacI family DNA-binding transcriptional regulator, translated as MASTLKDLARETGLGLATLSKYFNGGAVREKNRVLIEAAVKKLHYVPNEVARSLKTKHSRVIGVVIPELSNAFITSIISSMEDILRKKDYAVIVCDCRSDPKREKDAVDFLLHRRVDGLINMATDMSGAHLKSALAANIPILLIDRIIDSLRGRVSAVVIDNAHAASQAVRKLISLGHRRIGIVLGIPNLYTTNQRLNGYLNVLREAGIPPEEEYIRYGDYTMDGSYQAVQELLQLKRRPTALFVTNFEMTLGAMLALQHHNIRVPEDLSVIGFDKLELFGEIFPNLTLIRQPQVGIGREAANLMLDLLGNRDNPTHRIVTLSTELTEGTSVHAPE; from the coding sequence ATGGCTTCAACCTTGAAGGATCTTGCCCGTGAAACCGGGCTCGGACTGGCTACTCTATCCAAGTATTTCAACGGCGGCGCCGTGCGGGAAAAAAACCGGGTGCTGATTGAGGCCGCGGTCAAAAAACTCCACTATGTGCCCAACGAGGTGGCACGGAGCCTTAAAACAAAGCATTCGCGGGTCATCGGGGTTGTAATTCCCGAACTCAGCAACGCTTTCATAACGTCCATTATCTCCTCCATGGAGGATATACTGCGCAAGAAAGATTACGCGGTCATTGTCTGTGACTGCCGCAGCGATCCGAAGCGTGAAAAGGACGCGGTGGATTTTCTGCTTCACCGCCGGGTAGACGGGCTCATCAACATGGCCACCGATATGTCCGGGGCGCACCTGAAATCCGCCCTGGCCGCGAACATTCCTATTCTGCTGATCGACCGGATCATCGACAGCCTCCGGGGCAGGGTCAGCGCCGTGGTGATTGACAACGCCCACGCCGCAAGCCAGGCGGTGCGGAAGCTGATCAGCCTTGGCCACCGGCGGATCGGCATCGTGCTGGGCATTCCGAACCTGTATACCACCAACCAACGTCTGAACGGCTACCTGAATGTGCTGCGGGAGGCGGGCATTCCCCCGGAGGAGGAATACATCCGCTATGGCGACTATACCATGGACGGCAGCTACCAGGCGGTTCAGGAGCTGCTTCAGCTGAAGCGCCGCCCCACCGCCCTGTTTGTGACGAACTTTGAAATGACCCTGGGGGCTATGCTGGCCCTGCAGCATCACAACATCCGGGTTCCGGAGGATCTTTCCGTGATCGGGTTCGACAAGCTGGAACTTTTTGGTGAAATTTTTCCGAACCTGACCTTGATCCGCCAGCCCCAGGTGGGCATCGGCCGGGAGGCCGCCAACCTGATGCTGGACCTGCTGGGAAACAGGGATAATCCGACACACCGGATTGTAACCCTGTCCACTGAACTGACTGAGGGCACCTCCGTCCACGCGCCGGAATAA